DNA sequence from the Butyricimonas faecalis genome:
GGATGGTGTCTATCACGAGGGCGGCGGCTTGGAACATCAGTTCCAGTATCTCGCGGAAGAAATCGCGGATGCCCTTCTTCATCTTGTACATCCCCCGGTCGATATACATCCCCGCCATCGTCACCATGTCGGAGGGCGACCAGCCCAATTCCTCCAGTTGCTTGTCAAACTCCTCGTTGGACACGAGGTAGGCGGTTTCGGGATTGCGCACCATCGCCTCGTATTCCAGCCTGTCCTTCTGCTCCCGGTACTTGTTCATGTCCAAAGTCTGCGTTTCGAGCAGTTTCGCCGTACCCTGCACGACGGGCGAGAGGACGCTGTTTATCGTGCCAAGCACCACCGTAGGGAAGAACATGATGCACAGACCGACGGCAAAGGGGCGGAGCATCGGGAAGACGTCTATCGGTTCGGCTCTCGCCAACGACTGCCATACCCGGTAAGCGACATAGAAGAGCGCGCCCAGCCCGGCGATGCCTTTCGCCACGCCCGCCATGTCGGCGCACAGCGGCATCATCTGCTCGTAGAGCGAGCGGAGAATCTGGTGAAGGTTGTCGAACTCCATAGGCTACCAGTATCTTTCGTTCATACTGCCGTACAGCCCCATGATGCGGTCGAGGTCGTTTTTCTTCTTCGCACGCAGGTAGCTCACGCTGATGTTCTTGTTGGTGTAGTAGCTCACGAGGTTGCGGTAACGCTTCATCTTGGAGTGGCAGCGTTCCACCACGTCCATGCGCTCCTTGTCCGTCATGGAGAGCGTGATGATGTTCACCACGTTCTTCAGCTCCGTCAGCACGTCGTTTGATTCCTCCAGCAGCTTCGTGTAGCCGAAGGCGATGGCTCCGAGTTCCTCCACCGTGAAGTTGTCGTCGCGCAGCATCTTCTGGAAGCTGGTCACGTAGATGTCCGTGATGTCGCCCACCATCAGGATGGTCTGCTGCACCTTGCGTGCGTCCTTGACCAGATTGTTCACCGATTTGAGGGCGTCGTAATACTTCTTGCCCTGCTCGTAGATTTTCACCGTTTCCTGAAAGTTGTTCACCATGTTCGTGGCGGTCTTCGAGGTATGGATGATGTTCTTCGAGGCGTTGATGATGCCCTGCGCCAGATTGCCCGGATCGCTCACGACCCATTGGGCGGAAGCCCTGCCCGCGAAAAGCAGGCACAGGCAGATGACGAATGTTATTCTTGTTCTCATGTTTCTTTGGATTTTAGCGGTTCTTATTTTTCTGCCGGAGTTTCCGGCTGCGGCTTCACACGCACGTAGTCCCCGTTGGGTGAGAAGGTCAGCACGTCGGTAGCCTCGTTATACGCCACGTCGATGCGGAATCCCGTGTTCATGAACAGGTTGCCGTTCTCCTCCTGCAAGAGGTAGGTTTCCGGCTTCAGCCTGCGGCGGATGCCGCTCCGCTTGAAAACCGTCACCTTGTAGGCTTCTCCCTCCTTGTAGATAAGCACGTCGGGTTTGCCCTCCACGCTTTCCCAGTTTCCGCACAGCAGGTCGCGGCGGTTCTCCGCCACGTCGCAGGATTGCAGCACCATGACCGCCAGCCCGATTAAACACTTGCTGACTTGCAGCATCTTCATTCTTGATATGCTCATACGCTTTTCTTTTTTTGTTGATAAATCTGTTTTACTGATTATTGATTACTTATTGCTTGTTTCTCCGCCTTTCGGCAAGTTGCCGGATGGCGGCTTCGATGTCACCGCCCAATTGCTCTGCCAGACGGTACACCTCCACCTTTTCCGTTTCCTCGGTGGTGTACGCCAGATACTCTTCAGCACTGACCTCGGTGGCATAGACCGCCGACTGCGTGCCGCCCAAGCCTATCCACACCTCCTTGTAGAGCCGTGAGGGGTTGTTCGCCATGTTGATGGAGAGTATCTGCGACTTCTCCTTCTCCGTCAGTCCGAGCAACGCCTGAATCTGGTCGAACTTGTTCATGTACTTGCGCTGGTCGAGCAGGATTTTACAGTCCGAGTTGTTGATGATGCTCTCCTTGACGACGGGCGAGGAAATGATGTCGTCCACCTCCTGCGTCACCACGATTGCCTCACCGAAATACTTACGCACCGTCTTGTACATATAGCGCAGGTAGTCAGCCATATTTGCCGAAGAAAGAGCCTTCCAAGCCTCCTCCACGATAAGCTGCTTCCGCACCCCTTTCAGACGCCGCATCTTGTTGATGAAGGCTTCCATGATGATGATGGTCACTACCGGGAACAGTTCGCGGTTGTCCTTGATGGAGTCAATCTCGAAGACGATGAACCGTTTGCCCAGCAGGTCGATGTTCTCCGCCGAGTTGAGCAGGAAGTCATAGCGTCCGCCCCGGTAATACTGCCGCATGGTGGTGAGCATGTTGTCGATGTTGAAGTCCTCCTTCTCCACCTTGATGTCACGCTCCGCCAGTTCCCGGCGGTAGTCGTCGCGCATGTACTCGTAGAAGGTGTTGAACGAGGGGACGATGCTCCGGTCTGCCCTGATGCGCTCGATGTAGGCACTCACGGCACTGCCCAATTCCCCGCTTTCGGTTTTCGTCACCTTGTCGTCCTCCGACTTCCAGAGCGTCAGCAGCAGCGTCTTGATGCTGTCCTTCTTCTCCACGTCGAACACGTAGTCGTCGGTGTAGAACGGGTTGAAGCTGATGGGCTTCTCCTCCGTGTAGGTGAAATACACGCCGTCCGTGCCGCCCGTCTTGCGCCGTATCATCTCGCACAATCCCTGATAGGAGTTTCCCGTGTCCACCAATACCACATGCGCGCCCTGCTCGTAATATTGTCGCACGAGGTGGTTCATGAAGAACGACTTGCCACTGCCCGAAGGACCTAATACGAACTTGTTACGGTTGGTGGTGATGCCCCGCTTCATCGGCAGGTCACTGATGTCGAGGTGCAGCGGTTTTCCCGTGAGCCTGTCCACCATCTTGATGCCGAAGGGCGAGAGCGAACTGCGGTAGTTGGTTTCCTCCGTGAAGAGGCACACCGCCTGTTCGATGAAGGTATGGAAACTCTCTTCCGCCGGAAAGTCCGCCGCGTTGCCGGGCATAGCCGCCCAATAGAGTGTCGGGCAGTCGATGGTGTTGTGGCGAGGCACGCACTCCATGCTTGCCAGCTGGCTGCCCACGTCGTTCTTTATGTGTTTCAGCTCTTCCGCGTCGTCGCTCCACGCCATGACGTTGAAGTGCGCCCGCACCGAGGTCAGCCCGTAGGAGTGCGCCTCGTTCAGGTAGCGGTCTATCCACTCGCGGTTGATGCTGTTGCTCCTCGAATAGCGCGAGAGCGACTGCATATTCCTTGCGGACTTCTCGAATTTTTGGAGGTTCTCCTCGCTGTTGTCGATAATCACGTACTGGTTGTAGATGTGGTTGCAGGAGAGCAGCAGCCCCACCGGGGATGCGAAGGAGAGGCGGCAGTCCGAGCGGTCGGTGGAGAGTTTCTCATACCGGGTGTCGGTAGCCACCGTGCCGGGCAGATCCTCCGCGTCGGACAGGGTGTGCAGGCACAGGCGGTTGTCGCCGATGCGCATTTCCCGTGCCGAGAGGTCGATGTCCTGCAACGTGGCGTCGCCTTCGGGCATGAGCGAGAAGTAACGCTCTATCAGTCCGGCTTTGCCGTCCGTCCCCACAATCTCGTCGGTGGAGAGGCGGCGCAGCCTGACAAAGCCGCTGTCGTTGATGATACGCTCGAACTGTTCCGCAGCCTCCATGAACTTCGCGGCGGTTTCCTTGTCCAGCTCCTTCGGGATGATATGCCCACGGCACAGCGTGCTGAAATTGCTCTGCATCCGGTTACGCTCCTTCGTCGTCTTGGTCAGGTAGAGGTAGCACGTGTGCTTCAGGTACGGACGCTCGTTGAAGTGACGCTCGAAAGAGCGGCTTAAAAAGCTCATGTCGTCCTTGTGAAGTTCCGGCGTGTACTTCTCCTTGATGAACCAGTCCTGCTTGTGGACGACGGAGAAGTCCGGCAGCACCTTGATTGCCTTGCACCAGCAGCCGTGTATCGCCTCGTACTCCGCGCCCGTCACGGTGTAAAGCTCCGGCAGCTCCACCTCGAAAGCCACCGTGATGTCGGCGTCTTTGGAGATGATGCAGCCTTGTTCCACCGCCAATAGCGGGAACTTGTTTTCCAGTGTTGTCATTTTGGATGTATTCCTCATGTCGTTTCTTCCTTTCGTTTCCGTTTGAATAATCGGGTGATCCGCCGCCGGTTGATAAGGTATCGGGGATGGCTCCTTGTTGCCCCTAATTTCATAAGCCCGTGTTCGCCGTACCGGGCGTTCAGCGCGAAGGTCTGCCATACGAGGACGGAGGACGATGCCACGCCGAAGCCGATACATACCCACTGGTCGATGCCGACCATGTAGAGGATGACGAACAGGACGAAGAGAGCCAGCAGACCTCCGCAGAAGATGAAGAGGTACTGAGCCTTCAAGCCCTTGAATTCTACCGGACGGCCGATACCCTTGTTTATCGGGTATTCAGCCATACATCGTTTATTAAAGGAAGAATGAGCGCAGGATGGTGGCGGCGACAATCAGGAAGATGCACGCCCCGAACCACGAGGCGGCAGTCTTGGAGGTGTCGGGGTCGCCGGACGAGAATTTCCCATATACTTTCACGCCCCCGATAAGCCCGACTACCGCGCCGATGGCGTAGATGAGTTTCGTGCCGGGGTCGAAGTACGAACTCACCATAGAGGTGGCTTCGTTGATGCCCGCGATGCCGTTTCCCTGTGCGAAGGCGGAGGCGGTTGCGGCAATCATAAGTGCCGCAGAGAGGATAAACTTTTGTCTGATGTTCTTGTTCATAAACTGTTCTTGTTTTTGCCGTCAAAAGAGTGGATGGTCCTTTGTCGGGCAGTTGATACTCGGTTACTTTACTTTGGTTTAGTGGATTGCCCGTTTGTTTCTACGGACTTGGGTGTGTCCGTTGCGGACCGGCTGTACCTTGTACTGCCGTGCGCGTGGGTGATGCCGTCTTACGTTTTCATTTTCATTCTTTTTTACTCGTTATACATAGTTGCGGATGTCGAAGTCCTCAATATTGTCCGGGACTACAAAATCCTTTTTCGGTTTCTTCAGCCGGATTTCGATAAGCCCCTTGATGCGGATGCTCATTTCAGACGAGCCGGTCATCAGCTTCTCGTACAGCTCCGTCCCTTCCATGTCGGTGAAGACTTTTGCCGCCCGCTCCCGTTCCGTCGTTGTCGCTTCCGGGTTCTTGGCGGTTCTGACCGCATCGTCTATCTCGTCGAAGCTGCTTCCGGATGCCCTCGGTGCGTCGGACGTTTCTTCCTCCGGCTCGTCCTCCCCGAACTCCAGTTCCGAAGGCGTGAGGCTCGTGAAGGTTTCGTCGAGTTTATCCTCCGGGACTTGGGCGGGACGGGATACGGTTTCCGTGTTTCCGTCGTCAAAAGTAGCCTCTTCCTCCGTCAGCTCAATGCCTTTTTCCGAAGTGGCGGCTTCTTGCGTCGGTATGGCAGCGGTTGTCCGGGTCGATGCCATCCTGAAACGGCTCTTGCCGATGATGTCCGCTGGGGTCTCTGCGGGCGGTGTTACCCTTGCCGTTTCGGGCTTTGCAGCCGTGCCGCCCAACGACCGCCACAGTCCGGCTATGCTTCTTAGGAAGCGGACAAGTCTGGTTTCCATGATCCTGTCATAAAGGAGCAGGAACAGGAACCACAGGTTGCAGCCGACCGATACGGTCAGCAGAATCATAGTCATGTTCATAGCTCTACTTTGGGGACTGAATCCAACATACGGTTGATTTCGGCACGGTGTGTCTGGAAATGTTCGTTAAGCACATTGTCCAGATAGTCGGCGATGGTCAGGTTTCCCTTACCTAATAAATAGGTGATTTCGGTTATCACGCTGTGGTTTGCCAAACTGATGTACACTTGCTTTCCCTCTCTCGCCTTGATTCCTGATTTTTTCAGGAAGGCGCGATAATCATTCTTCTTTCCTTTCATGTCTGTTACTTTTTGAGGATTAAAATACTGCGTCGTAATTCCGGGCGTAAAGGCTTTTTATCGCCTCCTCGCACTGGTTGAAGTGGTGCGTAAGCACATGGTCGATGTAGGCGGACAGCGACAGCCGGTCATGCCCGATCACACGGGTGATACGCATGATGCGGTCGTGATACTCCGGGCGCACATACGCCATCTTTCCCTCGCGTGCCTTCACTTCGGCTTCACGGATGAACAGCCGTTCATAGTCCTTCTCACCGCATTTGCCGCCTAACGGCACGGGAGAGAGGATTTCCACACTCGCCTGCACTTGGGCAAGCATACCGCCGCCGTCATGCTGCGGACTTCTGTTTTTCTGGTTCTTTTCCATATTCAAATCAAGTCTTCACGTTGTTTCTTGTACAGTTCGTTTATTTTCTCCTTGTGCTGTTCCAGATGTTGGCGCAGCACGGTGTCCACGTAGCCGCCTACCGAGATTTCACGTCCGGCGATGTCGTTCACGATTTTGAGAATCTTGCTGTGGACATCGCGGCTGATATAGACGCACTGGCGCGTCTTTATCTCGTTGCGGCGGAGGAACAGCCCGGAATAGTCGTCCTCCTGCCGTTTGCGGCGGACGGTGTCCCTCTGCGGTTTTTCTTTTGCCGTGGATTGCACGGGCGGCGGTTCCGTTTCCGGGACGCTTTCTTCTTCGGGAGCAGGCGCGGGCGGCTCCTGCGCGTGGTACAGGATCCCGTCCTGCCTGCGTCTGCCGATGGAGGCTATCAACAGTTCCTCGTCGATGCCTTCGGTGTTCACTTTCCTGCTGCCCATGATTATTGAGGTCTGATGATACGGCTTATCTCTTCCGAGAACTCACGGATGCCGCTCCCTTTCAGCAGGGACGCATCCATCGGGAAGATGGTCGAGCGGAACACGCTCTTGCGCTCTTCCGAAAGGTCGCGCCGGAACTTCTTGCTGTCGGGCAGGCGGGTGGACAGCACCGGCAGCCCCATCTCGGCGATCACATCCTCATACAGGTCGTAAAGCCCGTTCTTCTCCCTGCCGTCCACCATCGTCCAAAACAGGTACAGCCCTTTTGTTTTCGCCTGTCCCGTCGTCATGAGGTTGTCACGGAACATCACGGCGAATTGCAGGGTGCTTTCCACGACAAAACGGTCGGCACTCATGGGCGCGAAGATGTAGTCCATCTGCGAGAGGGTCTTGACCACGCCGTTGCTTTTCAGGGTTCCCGGCATGTCGAAGAACACGACGTCGGGTTTCACCTCTTCTGCGGCAAGCATCCTTTCGGCATCATCGAGGGCGTTAAGGGCGTCGCTTGCGATGACCGGGTAGGCGTTCTTCCTTATCTTGCGGAAGTGGTCACACGCGAGTGCCTTGAAATAGAGGCTTCCGCCGATAAGTCCCGTTTCACGTTCACGCAACCCGTGTATGCTGTGTTGCGGGGCGTCGCAGTCCATGACGGCGACATTGTGTCCTTTCACGTTGTGGAGGTAGTTGGCGGAAAGTGCCGTGACGGTGGATTTGCCGATGCCCCCTTTCTGTGTTGCGAATGCAACGAATGTTTCATTACTCATGGTTCTGTTGGTTTTAATGGTTGATGAATTGTTTTCCTGCTCCGATACGGAATCGGTGACATGTATATCCGCGTCAGCGAATCTCCGCCTGTCCGGTTCGTCACGTATCCGCTTCAACGGTGAGGCAGGGATTCGGATAACTGGTGAATGACGACATTGCGTCATGAAGTCATTGAATCCGTGAATCACCGCGTCATTGGAAAGCCGGGTATCCGAAGGTTCGGGTATCCGGTCAGGCAAATAGCCGCCAAAGCGGTTTGCCGGGTATTTGAAAGCCTCATTTTTCATATCTTCAAATCGTTCGTTTCTTGAATCATGCTGCAAATAAACAAGGATATTTTTGAATCCGTACCACTTCCCCGGCAAGTGGCGGCATGTTGCGCCGGTTGGCACTGACTGTCCGGGTCAAGCCTCTGTCCGATACCGCTTTAAGGGCGTAACTTTGCACCCGAACGGCAGGGTTCGCCGCAGGTGGCGCAGCCCGGAGTTTGAAAGGCATTCCCCCAATCCGTCCCCGACGGATTTTTATGTTCGCCGGAACATAGCAAGATGTCTTTTCAGCCGCTCAAAATATTTTGAGCAGCCACGAAAAGCACTTGCCCTTGCAGGGGGCGGGCTTTCCCTCCGAAGTCGGGAAGCCTTTCAGAACTGCGGTGCTGTAATCCGAAGCGGCGGCTTATGCCGTCAATCCGCTAAATCCAAAGTAATATGAAAGAGAAAAGGAAAAGCAAATCAGGGAGAAATCCCAAACTTGATCCGGCGGTGTACCGGTACACCGTCCGTTTCAACGAGGAGGAACACAACCGTTTCCTCGCCATGTTCGGAAAATCGGGTGTCTATGCACGGTCTGTTTTCCTCAAAGCGCACTTCTTCGGGCAACCGTTCAAGGTGCTGAAGGTGGACAAGACGTTGGTGGACTATTACACCAAACTGTCGGATTTTCATGCACAATTCCGTGCCGTGGGTACGAATTACAACCAAGTCGTGAAGGAACTGAGGCTGCATTTTTCAGAGAAAAAGGCGATGGCGTTGCTCTACAAATTAGAGCAACACACCGTCGAACTCGTGAAACTGAGCCGCCGGATTGTGGAACTTTCAAGGGAAATGGAGGCAAAATGGTCGCAAAAATCAGTGTAGGAAGTTCGTTGTACGGCGCGATTGCCTACAACGGGGAGAAGATTAACGAGGCGCAGGGGCGGCTTCTCACCACCAACCGCATCTACAATGACGGTTCGGGAACGGTGGACATAGGCAAGGCGATGGAGGGTTTTCTCACCTTCCTGCCACCGCAGATGAAGATCGAGAAGCCGGTGGTGCATATCTCTCTCAACCCGCACCCGGAGGATGTGCTGACCGATATTGAGTTGCAGAATATCGCCCGCGAGTATCTGGAAAAACTCGGTTTCGGAAACCAGCCTTATCTTGTATTCAAGCACGAGGACATCGACCGCCACCACCTGCACATCGTGACGGTCAACGTGGACGAGAACGGGAAAAGGCTCAACCGGGATTTTCTCTACCGCCGCAGCGACCGTATCCGCAGGGAACTGGAACAGAAGTACGGATTGCATCCGGCAGAACGTAAAAATCAGAGATTGGATAATCCGTTGCGCAAGGTGGCCGCATCGGCAGGTGATGTGAAGAAGCAGGTAGGCAACACCGTGAAGGCTCTGAATGGGCAGTACCGTTTCCAGACGATGGGCGAATACCGTGCGCTCCTTTCCTTATATAATATGACGGTGGAGGAAGCGAGGGGCAACGTGCGCGGACGGGAGTATCACGGGCTGGTCTATTCCGTCACGGACGACAAGGGTAACAAGGTGGGCAACCCGTTCAAATCCTCGCTTTTCGGGAAGTCCGCAGGCTATGAAGCCGTACAGAAGAAGTTTGTCCGTTCCAAATCGGAAATCAAGGATAGGAAACTGGCAGACATGACGAAACGCACCGTCCTTTCCGTGCTGCAAGGCACTTATGACAAGGACAAATTTGTATCCCAACTCAAAGAGAAGGGCATCGACACCGTACTGCGCTACACAGAGGAAGGGCGCATCTATGGGGCTACCTTCATCGACCACCGCACGGGATGCGTGCTGAACGGTTCGCGCATGGGTAAGGAGCTTTCGGCGAATGCCTTGCAGGAACACTTCACCCTGCCATACGCCGGACAACCGCCGATACCGCTATCCATCCCTGTGGATGCTGCGGACAAGGCACACGGGCAGACCGCCTACGACAGTGAAGATATATCGGGCGGTATGGGCTTGCTCACTCCCGAAGGTCCGGCGGTAGATGCCGAGGAAGAGGCTTTCATCCGGGCGATGAAGCGCAAAAAGAAGAAAAAACGCAAGGGCTTGGGTATGTAATCAGAGTATCAACAATTAAAAAATCAATGTATGTCACAACAAGAAGACGATTTGAGGGCATTGGCGAAAATCATGGATTTTCTGCGTGCCGTGAGTATCATTTTAGTGGTCATGAACGTGTACTGGTTCTGCTACGAAGCCATCCGGCTGTGGGGCGTGAACATCGGCGTGGTGGACAAAATCCTTCTGAACTTCGACCGCACGGCGGGGCTGTTCCATTCCATTCTCTACACGAAGCTGTTTTCCGTCCTTTTGCTTGCCTTGTCCTGTCTGGGTACGAAGGGTGTCAAGGGTGAGAAAATCACTTGGGGGAGAATCTGGACAGCATTTGCCGTCGGGTTCGTGCTGTTTTTCCTGAACTGGTGGTTGCTGCCCCTGCCGCTGCCGCTTGAAGCGGTGACGGGACTGTATGTCCTTACCATTGGAACGGGCTATGTCTGCCTGTTGATGGGTGGTCTGTGGATGAGCCGCCTGTTGAAACACAATTTGATGGAGGATGTTTTCAACAACGAGAACGAGAGTTTCATGCAGGAAACGAGGCTTATCGAAAGCGAGTATTCGGTCAATCTGCCGACACGTTTCTATTACAGGAAACGCTGGAACAACGGTTGGATCAATGTAGTTAATCCCTTCCGTGCGTCCATCGTGTTGGGTACGCCGGGCAGCGGCAAGTCCTATGCCGTGGTAAACAATTTTATCAAGCAACAGATTGAAAAGGGCTTTAGTCAATACATCTACGATTTCAAGTATCCCGACCTATCTACTATTGCCTACAACCATTTGCTGAACCACCCGGACGGCTACAAGGTAAAGCCGAAGTTCTATGTGATCAACTTCGACGACCCGCGACGCTCTCATCGGTGCAATCCCATTCACCCGGATTTTATGGAAGATATTACGGATGCCTATGAGAGTGCCTACACAATAATGCTCAACCTCAATAAAACGTGGGTGCAAAAGCAGGGCGACTTCTTCGTGGAGTCACCTATCATTCTGTTTGCCAGTATTATCTGGTATCTCAAAATCTATCAGAACGGGAAGTTTTGCACGTTTCCCCATGCTATCGAGTTTCTGAACCGCCGTTACGAGGATATATTTCCGATACTGACCTCTTATCCGGAGCTGGAGAACTACCTTTCGCCGTTCATGGATGCGTGGCTTGGAGGGGCTGCGGAGCAGCTCATGGGTCAGATAGCGTCGGCAAAAATCCCGCTTTCGAGGATGATTTCACCGCAGCTCTACTGGGTGATGTCAGACAGCGAGTTTACGCTGGACATCAACAATCCCGAAGAGCCGAAAATCCTCTGCGTGGGTAACAATCCCGACCGTCAGAATATCTACGGTGCGGCACTCGGTCTGTATAATTCCCGTATCGTGAAGCTCATCAACAAGAAGGGGATGCTGAAGTCATCGGTCATCATCGACGAGTTGCCCACAATATACTTCAAAGGGTTGGACAATCTTATAGCTACCGCCCGAAGCAACAAGGTTGCCGTGTGTCTGGGCTTTCAGGATTTCAGCCAGTTAGTGCGTGACTACGGGGACAAAGAGGCGAAAGTGGTGATGAACACTGTCGGCAATATTTTCTCCGGTCAGGTGGTGGGGGAAACAGCCAAGACGCTCTCCGAGCGGTTCGGTAAGGTGTTGCAGAAACGGCAGTCCATCTCCATCAACCGGCAGGATGTTTCCACCTCCATCAACACGCAGATGGACGCGCTCATTCCACCGAGTAAGATTTCCGGGCTTACGCAGGGAATGTTTGTCGGTTCTGTATCCGACAACTTCAACGAGCGTATCGAGCAGAAGATTTTTCATTGCGAGATTGTGGTGGATGCCGAAAAGGTGAAACGGGAAGAAAGTGCCTACAAGAAAATTCCCGTCATTACAAACTTCACGGACGAGGACGGCAACGACCGCATGAAGGAAACGGTGCAGGCGAACTACCGGCGCATCAAGGAAGAGGTGAAGCAGATTGTGCAGGAGGAACTGGAGCGTATCAAAAACGATCCGGTGCTGTGTAAACTGCTACCAGATAATGAGACTGTCTAACAAGTCCCCAAAATTGAAAATTATCCCTATCGAAGTTTGAAGTGACCCCCAAAAGTTGGATACAATTTTTTTGGGGGGCACTTCAGTTCTGACGGGTAAAATCGTAAAATTCGGACTTGTTAGACAAATACTTACGCGGTTTCAACCTCAGGTACTGAATCTATCGAATTGACAAATTTAACCAATTGCGGATCTGAATCTTTTTGTATGAGGTTTCGGAGACTCTTTTTCAATTCATAAGCATCATCCCCTGCTGTATTTATTAAATCCATATAAAAATCTTTGTTTTGCAGAATCAATGAACGGCATGCCCCATCGGAAATTACAGGTTTCACTATTTTATCAATAACGTCTCCAGCTTGACTTT
Encoded proteins:
- the mobC gene encoding conjugal transfer protein MobC, producing the protein MSQQEDDLRALAKIMDFLRAVSIILVVMNVYWFCYEAIRLWGVNIGVVDKILLNFDRTAGLFHSILYTKLFSVLLLALSCLGTKGVKGEKITWGRIWTAFAVGFVLFFLNWWLLPLPLPLEAVTGLYVLTIGTGYVCLLMGGLWMSRLLKHNLMEDVFNNENESFMQETRLIESEYSVNLPTRFYYRKRWNNGWINVVNPFRASIVLGTPGSGKSYAVVNNFIKQQIEKGFSQYIYDFKYPDLSTIAYNHLLNHPDGYKVKPKFYVINFDDPRRSHRCNPIHPDFMEDITDAYESAYTIMLNLNKTWVQKQGDFFVESPIILFASIIWYLKIYQNGKFCTFPHAIEFLNRRYEDIFPILTSYPELENYLSPFMDAWLGGAAEQLMGQIASAKIPLSRMISPQLYWVMSDSEFTLDINNPEEPKILCVGNNPDRQNIYGAALGLYNSRIVKLINKKGMLKSSVIIDELPTIYFKGLDNLIATARSNKVAVCLGFQDFSQLVRDYGDKEAKVVMNTVGNIFSGQVVGETAKTLSERFGKVLQKRQSISINRQDVSTSINTQMDALIPPSKISGLTQGMFVGSVSDNFNERIEQKIFHCEIVVDAEKVKREESAYKKIPVITNFTDEDGNDRMKETVQANYRRIKEEVKQIVQEELERIKNDPVLCKLLPDNETV